In one window of Camelina sativa cultivar DH55 chromosome 15, Cs, whole genome shotgun sequence DNA:
- the LOC104746555 gene encoding dof zinc finger protein DOF3.1-like isoform X3 — MQDPAAYYQTMMAKQQQPQFAEQEQLKCPRCDSPNTKFCYYNNYNLSQPRHFCKNCRRYWTKGGALRNVPVGGGSRKNATKRSTTSSSSSPPSSNTNKKTKTPDPDLEPRNQQNPELDPTRMLYGFPIGDQDVKGMEIGGSFSSLLASNMQFGLGGGIMLDGSGWDHPGMGMGLGLRRSEPGSNNNPWTDLAMNRVEKN; from the exons atgCAGGATCCAGCAGCTTATTACCAAACGATGATggcaaaacaacaacaaccacaattTGCAGAGCAAGAACAGCTAAAGTGTCCACGCTGTGACTCACCAAACACCAAATTCTGttactacaacaactacaacCTGTCGCAGCCTCGTCACTTTTGCAAAAACTGCCGTCGTTACTGGACTAAAGGAGGAGCTCTACGTAACGTCCCCGTCGGTGGTGGTTCTCGCAAGAACGCTACCAAGCGATCcaccacttcttcctcttcttctcctccttcttccaACACAAACAAGAAGACGAAAACCCCGGATCCGGATCTTGAGCCACGTAATCAACAAAACCCGGAGTTGGATCCGACCCGGATGCTTTACGGGTTCCCGATCGGTGACCAAGACGTGAAAGGTATGGAGATTGGTGGGAGCTTCAGCTCGCTTTTGGCTTCTAATATGCAGTTTGGTCTTGGAGGAGGGATCATGCTTGACGGGTCCGGTTGGGATCATCCTGGTATGGGTATGGGTTTGGGTTTGAGGAGGTCCGAACCAGGTAGTAATAATA ACCCATGGACCGATCTTGCTATGAACAGAGTGGAGAAAAACTGA
- the LOC104746555 gene encoding dof zinc finger protein DOF3.1-like isoform X1: MQDPAAYYQTMMAKQQQPQFAEQEQLKCPRCDSPNTKFCYYNNYNLSQPRHFCKNCRRYWTKGGALRNVPVGGGSRKNATKRSTTSSSSSPPSSNTNKKTKTPDPDLEPRNQQNPELDPTRMLYGFPIGDQDVKGMEIGGSFSSLLASNMQFGLGGGIMLDGSGWDHPGMGMGLGLRRSEPGSNNNPWTDLAMNRVEKN; the protein is encoded by the coding sequence atgCAGGATCCAGCAGCTTATTACCAAACGATGATggcaaaacaacaacaaccacaattTGCAGAGCAAGAACAGCTAAAGTGTCCACGCTGTGACTCACCAAACACCAAATTCTGttactacaacaactacaacCTGTCGCAGCCTCGTCACTTTTGCAAAAACTGCCGTCGTTACTGGACTAAAGGAGGAGCTCTACGTAACGTCCCCGTCGGTGGTGGTTCTCGCAAGAACGCTACCAAGCGATCcaccacttcttcctcttcttctcctccttcttccaACACAAACAAGAAGACGAAAACCCCGGATCCGGATCTTGAGCCACGTAATCAACAAAACCCGGAGTTGGATCCGACCCGGATGCTTTACGGGTTCCCGATCGGTGACCAAGACGTGAAAGGTATGGAGATTGGTGGGAGCTTCAGCTCGCTTTTGGCTTCTAATATGCAGTTTGGTCTTGGAGGAGGGATCATGCTTGACGGGTCCGGTTGGGATCATCCTGGTATGGGTATGGGTTTGGGTTTGAGGAGGTCCGAACCAGGTAGTAATAATAACCCATGGACCGATCTTGCTATGAACAGAGTGGAGAAAAACTGA
- the LOC104746555 gene encoding dof zinc finger protein DOF3.1-like isoform X2, whose amino-acid sequence MQDPAAYYQTMMAKQQQPQFAEQEQLKCPRCDSPNTKFCYYNNYNLSQPRHFCKNCRRYWTKGGALRNVPVGGGSRKNATKRSTTSSSSSPPSSNTNKKTKTPDPDLEPRNQQNPELDPTRMLYGFPIGDQDVKGMEIGGSFSSLLASNMQFGLGGGIMLDGSGWDHPGMGMGLGLRRSEPGSNNNPWTDLAMNRVEKN is encoded by the exons atgCAGGATCCAGCAGCTTATTACCAAACGATGATggcaaaacaacaacaaccacaattTGCAGAGCAAGAACAGCTAAAGTGTCCACGCTGTGACTCACCAAACACCAAATTCTGttactacaacaactacaacCTGTCGCAGCCTCGTCACTTTTGCAAAAACTGCCGTCGTTACTGGACTAAAGGAGGAGCTCTACGTAACGTCCCCGTCGGTGGTGGTTCTCGCAAGAACGCTACCAAGCGATCcaccacttcttcctcttcttctcctccttcttccaACACAAACAAGAAGACGAAAACCCCGGATCCGGATCTTGAGCCACGTAATCAACAAAACCCGGAGTTGGATCCGACCCGGATGCTTTACGGGTTCCCGATCGGTGACCAAGACGTGAAAGGTATGGAGATTGGTGGGAGCTTCAGCTCGCTTTTGGCTTCTAATATGCAGTTTGGTCTTGGAGGAGGGATCATGCTTGACGGGTCCGGTTGGGATCATCCTGGTATGGGTATGGGTTTGGGTTTGAGGAGGTCCGAACCAGGTAGTAATAATAACCCATGGACCGAT CTTGCTATGAACAGAGTGGAGAAAAACTGA